In a genomic window of bacterium:
- a CDS encoding bifunctional UDP-sugar hydrolase/5'-nucleotidase — MKKMLPFLFAFCLSVLMAPVPATAREVTLTILFTGDHHGQLDPVRDPKGSDLVGGVSRRMALIEKIRQEVGPAHVVLVDCGGLIDGTPFSELSRGAADCEAYHLMGYDAVCLGENDFDYGTKSIVEYRRQFGLPWVAANVNRGGQPFMRAYILKSTGVRVGIIGFADPETPSKVGRVVTQGLTFNSPGLVAKGLHSIFKKDADIFIALTRQGLDDAKKFAKDNTFLHVVISGKGSEPSKDPIVSTNRDGSLKGPILCQPGPRGLYLGRLDLVVNGHRDLKTRTSAYDITSYHYQVIPITADLPEDPKMTALLQKYHDRLSDKPLDEALTKVTGDLTGRNQGDSLVGEIAVDALRNEAHTQIALLPNQTFRPVFKTGMLTRENLYEICPSEGEVIVLDVPGHVLRDALATSQAQKGQDGFLQVSGLTVEGQGNDMKVVVDGEPLNNKHRYLVAVNDFLAGGGAGYESFRAIHSRRKTTLTVRTLLEEALKSKPSWGQADMDVRWK; from the coding sequence ATGAAAAAGATGCTCCCTTTCCTTTTCGCTTTCTGCCTTTCCGTCCTGATGGCCCCTGTCCCGGCCACCGCCCGGGAGGTGACCCTCACCATCCTCTTCACCGGGGACCACCACGGCCAGTTGGACCCGGTCCGGGACCCGAAGGGTTCGGACCTGGTGGGCGGGGTCTCCCGCCGCATGGCCCTCATCGAGAAGATCCGCCAGGAGGTCGGGCCTGCCCACGTGGTGTTGGTCGATTGCGGCGGTTTGATCGATGGGACCCCCTTTTCCGAGCTGAGCCGCGGCGCGGCCGATTGCGAGGCCTACCACCTGATGGGCTATGACGCGGTCTGCCTGGGCGAGAACGACTTCGACTACGGGACCAAAAGTATCGTGGAATATCGCCGCCAGTTCGGCCTGCCCTGGGTGGCGGCCAACGTGAACCGGGGCGGCCAGCCCTTCATGCGGGCCTATATCCTCAAGTCCACCGGGGTGCGGGTGGGGATCATCGGCTTTGCCGACCCGGAGACCCCTTCGAAGGTGGGCCGGGTGGTGACCCAGGGCCTGACCTTCAACTCGCCCGGCCTCGTGGCCAAGGGCCTGCATTCCATTTTCAAAAAGGACGCCGACATCTTCATCGCCTTGACCCGCCAGGGCCTGGACGACGCCAAGAAGTTCGCCAAGGACAACACCTTCCTCCATGTGGTCATCTCGGGGAAGGGGTCCGAGCCCTCGAAGGACCCCATCGTGTCCACCAACCGGGACGGGAGCCTGAAGGGGCCCATCCTTTGCCAGCCTGGTCCCCGCGGCCTCTACCTGGGCCGGTTGGACCTGGTGGTGAACGGCCACCGGGACCTGAAGACCAGGACCTCCGCCTATGACATCACCAGTTACCATTACCAGGTCATCCCCATCACGGCCGACCTTCCCGAGGACCCGAAGATGACCGCCCTCCTTCAGAAATACCACGATCGTCTCAGCGACAAGCCCCTGGACGAGGCCTTGACCAAAGTGACCGGGGATTTGACGGGCCGGAACCAGGGGGATTCGCTGGTGGGGGAAATAGCTGTCGACGCCCTGCGCAACGAAGCCCATACCCAGATCGCCCTGCTGCCCAACCAGACCTTCCGTCCGGTCTTCAAGACCGGCATGCTCACCCGGGAGAATCTCTATGAGATCTGCCCCTCGGAAGGGGAAGTGATCGTCTTGGACGTTCCGGGGCACGTCCTGCGGGACGCCCTGGCGACCTCGCAGGCCCAGAAGGGGCAGGATGGTTTCCTTCAGGTATCGGGCCTGACCGTGGAGGGTCAAGGGAACGATATGAAGGTCGTGGTCGATGGGGAGCCGTTGAACAACAAGCATCGTTACCTGGTGGCTGTGAACGATTTCCTCGCGGGCGGCGGCGCGGGCTATGAATCCTTCCGGGCGATCCACTCCCGCCGCAAGACCACCCTGACCGTCCGGACCCTGCTGGAGGAAGCGCTCAAATCCAAGCCGAGTTGGGGGCAGGCGGACATGGATGTTCGCTGGAAATGA
- a CDS encoding STAS domain-containing protein has translation MERLVLASRSAMSNTSVTVVDIEGVLDINTVGEFEAILQDLFKKKQYKIVLNMKKLTYISSAGFGVLMSIIKDVRKNRGDIKIANVSPDIYKVFDLLELPGLFHILKTEQDAVSEF, from the coding sequence ATGGAGCGTTTGGTCTTGGCTTCCCGATCGGCCATGTCCAACACATCGGTGACGGTCGTGGACATCGAAGGTGTCCTCGACATCAACACCGTTGGCGAGTTCGAAGCCATCCTCCAGGACCTCTTCAAGAAGAAGCAGTACAAGATCGTCCTCAATATGAAGAAGCTTACCTACATCTCGAGCGCCGGTTTCGGGGTCCTGATGAGCATCATCAAGGACGTCCGCAAGAACCGGGGCGATATCAAGATCGCCAACGTCAGCCCTGACATCTATAAGGTGTTCGACCTACTGGAACTGCCGGGCCTCTTCCATATCCTCAAGACCGAACAGGACGCGGTGAGCGAATTTTAG
- the ftsY gene encoding signal recognition particle-docking protein FtsY, giving the protein MGLFDRIKAGLFKTAQQLTAPLAQVLPLGPSIPPETLRQLEEQLVLVDMGVPTARELLKEIQEKAGSNSGKDAHGLARLLREAVEAKLRKTYSPFDLPKPAVILLTGVNGAGKTTTTGKLAARFASEGRKVLLAAGDTFRAAAEEQLTQWAERAKVGIVRGSHGAAPASVVFDALKSGLSAGADCFLVDTAGRLHNRQNLMEELQKIARVCEKAAPGIHQEKWLVLDGNTGQNAVAQAREFHKEVGLTGLVLTKLDGTAKGGIVVALGDQLGLPVRFLGVGEGMEDLVPFDPALFAEALVPYPVVNT; this is encoded by the coding sequence ATGGGACTATTCGACCGGATCAAGGCGGGACTGTTCAAAACCGCCCAACAATTGACGGCCCCCCTCGCCCAGGTCCTTCCCTTGGGTCCTTCCATTCCCCCGGAGACGTTGCGCCAATTGGAGGAGCAACTGGTCCTGGTGGACATGGGAGTGCCGACCGCCCGGGAACTTTTGAAGGAAATCCAGGAAAAAGCGGGGTCGAACTCGGGGAAGGATGCCCATGGGTTGGCCCGGCTTTTAAGGGAAGCGGTGGAGGCCAAGCTTCGAAAGACCTATAGCCCCTTCGACCTTCCCAAGCCCGCCGTCATCCTCCTGACCGGGGTGAACGGCGCCGGCAAGACCACGACCACCGGGAAATTGGCGGCGCGTTTCGCCTCCGAAGGCCGGAAGGTGCTCCTTGCCGCCGGCGATACCTTCCGCGCGGCGGCGGAAGAACAGCTGACGCAATGGGCCGAACGTGCTAAAGTAGGGATCGTTCGGGGTTCCCATGGGGCCGCCCCGGCGTCCGTCGTTTTCGACGCGCTTAAGTCGGGGCTTTCCGCGGGTGCCGACTGTTTCCTGGTGGACACCGCGGGACGGCTCCACAATCGTCAAAATCTAATGGAAGAGCTCCAAAAGATCGCCCGGGTCTGCGAAAAGGCGGCCCCCGGCATCCATCAGGAGAAGTGGCTGGTCCTGGACGGCAACACGGGACAGAACGCCGTGGCCCAGGCCCGGGAGTTCCATAAAGAAGTGGGACTGACCGGCCTGGTCCTTACCAAGCTGGATGGGACCGCCAAGGGCGGTATCGTCGTGGCCTTGGGCGACCAGTTGGGGCTTCCGGTGCGTTTTTTGGGTGTGGGGGAGGGGATGGAGGACCTGGTGCCCTTCGATCCCGCCCTGTTCGCTGAAGCGCTGGTGCCGTATCCTGTCGTGAACACATAA
- a CDS encoding glycosyltransferase family 9 protein, producing MRLGSRLEKAFKGLLAWMAARLNPAPSVGPFQWRPGLSILVLRPDRLGDFVLTVPALKELERLSGGCGGWTLVAGPNNEEAARAFFPQARVLVFRSSLFSRLSLFMKLRRGRYDLALDFHSFPFSATSAFMTMLSGSPWRVGFRAQGDYAEMSGRVFNLGVPEPEPFQHESLKAWSLLGPLGAAAAPARIPAPQAPALSETIERKVEDFFGAVGGGKSFRLGVHPTLLKEDNRWSLNRWLELIERLSRMQGLQVFVIHGKGEEGRLKEFLELMGPRSHVFTLPDNGLFFILGSIRRMDLLICNDSGLMHWGALAAPVLALFGPSDPGQWAPLTGGAEARIFRAEDRHCDSIPPLEVAQAVEKRMASPKG from the coding sequence TTGAGGCTCGGCTCCCGTCTCGAGAAGGCCTTCAAGGGCCTTTTGGCCTGGATGGCCGCCCGCCTTAATCCCGCCCCTTCCGTCGGACCCTTCCAATGGCGCCCCGGTCTTTCCATCCTCGTCCTTCGGCCGGACCGCCTGGGCGATTTCGTGCTGACCGTTCCCGCCTTGAAGGAACTCGAGAGGCTTTCCGGCGGATGCGGGGGTTGGACCCTGGTGGCGGGCCCCAATAACGAAGAGGCGGCCCGGGCTTTTTTTCCCCAGGCCCGCGTGCTGGTCTTCCGGTCCTCGCTTTTTTCCCGTCTTTCGCTCTTCATGAAGCTCCGGCGCGGGAGATACGACCTGGCCCTGGACTTCCATTCCTTTCCCTTCTCCGCCACTTCGGCCTTCATGACCATGCTCTCCGGCAGTCCTTGGCGGGTCGGGTTCCGGGCCCAAGGGGACTACGCCGAGATGTCGGGGCGGGTCTTCAACCTGGGGGTGCCCGAGCCGGAGCCTTTCCAACATGAAAGCTTGAAGGCTTGGTCCTTGTTGGGGCCCTTGGGGGCCGCGGCGGCGCCCGCCCGTATCCCGGCCCCCCAAGCTCCAGCCCTGTCCGAAACCATCGAACGGAAGGTGGAGGATTTCTTCGGGGCGGTGGGAGGGGGGAAGAGTTTCCGGCTGGGGGTCCATCCCACGCTCTTGAAGGAGGACAACCGGTGGTCCTTGAACCGATGGCTCGAACTGATCGAGCGGCTTTCGCGGATGCAAGGGCTCCAGGTCTTCGTGATCCACGGAAAAGGGGAAGAGGGACGCTTGAAGGAATTCCTCGAGCTCATGGGTCCCCGGTCCCATGTCTTTACCCTGCCTGATAACGGCCTTTTCTTTATACTGGGGTCCATCCGGCGTATGGACCTTTTGATCTGCAATGATAGCGGCCTGATGCATTGGGGGGCCTTGGCCGCGCCCGTGCTGGCCCTGTTCGGCCCCAGCGACCCGGGACAATGGGCGCCCCTGACGGGGGGGGCGGAGGCCCGGATCTTCCGCGCCGAGGACAGGCATTGCGACTCCATCCCTCCCTTGGAGGTCGCCCAGGCGGTTGAAAAAAGGATGGCCTCCCCGAAAGGGTGA
- the smc gene encoding chromosome segregation protein SMC — protein sequence MYLKKIEIHGFKSFADKTELLFEQGVTAVVGPNGCGKTNVADSIRWVMGEQSAKGLRASDMTDVIFNGTDQRKPAAMAEVTLTLSNEDKALPLEFNEISVTRRVYRSGEGEYLINKTLARLKDVKDLFMGTGLGTSAYSVMAQGQMDQIITSKPNERRAIFEEAAGITRYKARKVEATRKLEATEQNLVRISDIIAEIKRQISTLERQAKQAEKYREYKEELAKLQVLIHLDKFEKLKGRLKDLHHKMSQVQHKLEDAQHETHKLEVDEKHQRQILNEVEGELAQVREQAYKVGSEVEVNQGRMEGTRRHRDMLADQKMRNQNQIAEGLSRIEQLKEWIAERRKLSENRVSQKEEKTRAKAELEGKRGALESQLQDQTQDLEVKNGAVMDLVKKSAQMKAELESLQSQDEETSRRVKDLTTQVERLLQEAAQAQDRLTRAEGSKNAAQAQGVQAEEAILRLQAALSEQQHRIEEAQEALQRLNNQVSETRSRYGVLEELQNKLTGYDPGVRSVLLAKQNEPLMWQEVLGVLANLLVVEQAHEAAVEALLGGQLQSLVVKDRATANKVIAHLRAEGQGKVSLFILEDLHKQSSQGPSPEALSEGAVEGPIARFMKFDPVMEPVVRFLFEQDLLVKDLDSAVALSERYPRLRFVTKEGDRTGPLGFLKAGSEVTGLSLLGRHREMSELSEKIKGLEAQVQQTESAIGEAKRQRKENEDQLVGAEKSRQESRIRMAENEKEIVQLGETLRRLAQEKTQEEKEKSDLEAHWNTDRQRMSELQEMLSQSEKAHLLTQEEIGEARKRLQDLQADRDDLSKQVLQVDMELSALEEVANRALEEAEHYQKEQDQLVQSVAQKKEENEQIDKQEGQLSLDLTDLEKKAGGLVESKDAADARVKIFVEKREKIAVETEERAEKVRVARTKFEEVQREVHGFEVQEAQLNVEARNIEEKLQVEYKVDLENPPVALDKEFDGDSAEKESIELRAKIERLGLVNMVAVEEYDELNQRYKFLAEQRDDLLKAKDDLQKAINKINLTSKELFTSTFATVQENFKDTFQRLFEGGRAELILIDEGDVLESGIEIVARPPGKRLQSVSLLSGGEKALTAIALLFSLFMVKPSPFCLLDEIDAPLDDVNVGRFVHLLREFAKKTQFIMITHSKVSMESADVMYGVTMQESGVSKVISTRFREGTPEETPVP from the coding sequence TTGTACCTCAAGAAGATCGAGATCCACGGTTTCAAATCCTTCGCCGACAAGACCGAACTCCTCTTTGAACAGGGTGTCACCGCGGTGGTGGGCCCCAACGGTTGCGGCAAGACCAACGTGGCTGACAGCATCCGCTGGGTCATGGGCGAGCAATCGGCCAAGGGCCTGCGCGCCTCCGACATGACGGACGTCATCTTCAACGGTACCGACCAACGCAAGCCCGCCGCCATGGCGGAGGTGACCCTGACCCTCTCCAACGAGGACAAGGCCCTGCCGCTGGAGTTCAACGAGATCTCGGTCACGCGCCGGGTCTATCGTTCGGGCGAGGGCGAATACCTCATCAACAAGACCCTGGCCCGCCTGAAGGACGTGAAGGACCTCTTCATGGGAACGGGCCTCGGCACCAGCGCCTACTCGGTCATGGCCCAGGGCCAGATGGACCAGATCATCACCTCCAAGCCCAACGAACGCCGGGCGATCTTCGAGGAGGCCGCCGGCATCACCCGTTACAAGGCCCGCAAGGTCGAGGCCACCCGCAAACTGGAAGCCACCGAGCAGAACCTGGTGCGCATCTCCGACATCATCGCCGAGATCAAGCGCCAGATCTCCACCCTGGAGCGCCAGGCCAAGCAGGCCGAGAAGTACCGGGAGTACAAGGAGGAGCTGGCCAAGCTCCAGGTCCTCATCCACCTGGACAAGTTCGAGAAGCTCAAGGGACGGTTGAAGGACCTGCATCACAAGATGTCCCAGGTCCAACACAAGCTCGAGGATGCCCAGCACGAGACCCATAAGCTGGAAGTGGACGAGAAACACCAGCGCCAGATCCTCAATGAGGTGGAGGGGGAATTGGCCCAGGTGCGGGAGCAGGCCTATAAGGTGGGCAGCGAAGTGGAGGTCAACCAGGGCCGCATGGAAGGCACCCGCCGACACCGGGACATGTTGGCCGACCAGAAGATGCGCAACCAGAACCAGATCGCCGAGGGATTGAGCCGCATCGAACAGTTGAAAGAGTGGATCGCGGAACGCCGCAAACTCTCCGAGAACCGCGTGTCCCAGAAGGAAGAAAAGACCAGGGCCAAGGCCGAGCTGGAAGGGAAGCGGGGAGCGCTGGAAAGCCAGCTCCAGGACCAGACACAGGACCTGGAGGTCAAGAACGGCGCCGTCATGGACCTGGTGAAGAAGTCGGCCCAGATGAAGGCCGAACTGGAATCCCTCCAATCCCAGGACGAAGAGACCTCCCGGCGGGTCAAGGACCTGACCACCCAAGTGGAACGGCTCCTCCAAGAGGCCGCCCAGGCCCAGGACCGCTTGACCCGGGCCGAGGGTTCCAAGAACGCCGCCCAAGCCCAAGGGGTCCAAGCCGAGGAGGCCATCCTGCGCCTGCAAGCCGCCCTCTCCGAGCAACAACATCGGATCGAGGAGGCCCAGGAGGCGCTCCAACGATTGAACAACCAGGTGTCCGAGACCCGCTCCCGTTATGGGGTCCTGGAAGAGCTCCAGAACAAATTGACCGGCTACGACCCGGGCGTCCGCTCCGTCCTTTTGGCCAAACAGAACGAGCCCCTCATGTGGCAGGAAGTATTAGGGGTCCTGGCGAACCTATTGGTCGTTGAACAGGCCCATGAGGCCGCGGTCGAGGCCCTCTTGGGTGGGCAGCTCCAATCGCTCGTCGTGAAGGACCGCGCCACGGCCAACAAGGTCATCGCCCACCTCCGGGCCGAGGGCCAGGGCAAGGTCTCCCTTTTCATCCTGGAGGACCTTCACAAGCAATCGTCCCAAGGGCCGTCCCCGGAGGCCCTTTCCGAGGGCGCGGTGGAAGGGCCGATCGCCCGGTTCATGAAATTCGACCCCGTTATGGAGCCGGTCGTCCGGTTCCTTTTCGAGCAGGACCTGCTGGTCAAGGACCTCGACTCCGCCGTGGCCCTGAGCGAGCGTTATCCCCGCCTGCGTTTCGTCACCAAGGAAGGGGACCGGACGGGTCCCCTGGGTTTCCTGAAGGCCGGGTCGGAAGTGACCGGGCTTTCCCTCCTGGGCCGTCACCGCGAGATGTCGGAGCTCTCCGAGAAGATCAAGGGCCTGGAAGCCCAGGTCCAGCAGACCGAGTCGGCCATCGGCGAAGCCAAACGCCAGCGCAAGGAGAATGAGGACCAATTGGTCGGGGCGGAAAAGTCCCGCCAGGAATCCCGGATCCGCATGGCCGAGAACGAGAAGGAGATCGTCCAGTTGGGCGAGACCCTGCGCCGCTTGGCCCAGGAAAAGACCCAGGAAGAGAAGGAAAAGTCCGACCTGGAGGCCCATTGGAACACCGACCGCCAGAGGATGAGCGAGCTCCAAGAGATGCTTTCCCAGAGCGAAAAGGCCCACCTGCTGACCCAGGAAGAGATCGGCGAGGCCCGCAAACGCCTCCAGGACCTGCAAGCCGACCGCGACGACCTGTCCAAACAGGTCCTTCAGGTCGATATGGAACTGTCGGCCCTGGAAGAAGTGGCCAACCGGGCGCTGGAAGAGGCCGAGCATTACCAGAAAGAGCAGGATCAACTGGTCCAATCGGTCGCCCAGAAGAAGGAAGAGAACGAACAGATCGACAAGCAAGAGGGCCAGCTTTCCCTCGACCTGACGGACCTGGAAAAGAAGGCCGGAGGGTTGGTCGAATCCAAGGACGCGGCCGACGCCCGCGTGAAGATCTTCGTGGAGAAGCGCGAGAAGATCGCGGTGGAGACCGAGGAACGGGCGGAGAAGGTCCGCGTGGCCCGTACCAAGTTCGAGGAGGTCCAGCGCGAGGTGCATGGTTTCGAGGTGCAGGAAGCCCAACTGAACGTGGAGGCCCGCAACATCGAGGAGAAGCTCCAGGTGGAGTACAAAGTGGACCTGGAGAACCCGCCGGTGGCCCTGGACAAGGAGTTCGACGGGGACTCCGCGGAGAAGGAATCCATCGAACTGCGCGCCAAGATCGAACGCTTAGGGCTCGTCAACATGGTGGCGGTCGAGGAATACGACGAATTGAACCAGCGCTACAAGTTCCTCGCCGAACAGCGGGATGACCTGCTCAAGGCCAAGGACGACCTTCAGAAGGCCATCAACAAGATCAACCTGACCTCCAAGGAGCTTTTCACCTCCACTTTCGCCACCGTCCAGGAGAACTTCAAGGACACCTTCCAGCGCCTCTTCGAGGGCGGGCGCGCCGAGCTGATCCTCATCGACGAGGGGGACGTGCTGGAATCGGGCATCGAGATCGTGGCCCGGCCCCCGGGCAAGCGCCTCCAATCCGTGTCGCTGCTCTCGGGGGGGGAGAAGGCCCTGACGGCCATCGCGCTCCTCTTTTCCCTTTTCATGGTGAAGCCCAGCCCCTTCTGCCTGCTGGACGAGATCGACGCGCCCTTGGATGACGTGAACGTGGGGCGTTTCGTGCATCTCTTGCGGGAGTTCGCCAAGAAGACCCAGTTCATCATGATCACCCACAGCAAGGTCAGCATGGAATCCGCCGATGTGATGTATGGCGTCACCATGCAGGAATCGGGTGTGTCGAAGGTCATCTCCACCCGCTTCCGTGAGGGAACCCCCGAAGAAACTCCCGTCCCTTGA
- a CDS encoding cyclic nucleotide-binding domain-containing protein has protein sequence MARKEAVVTDFLKEVSLFDGMEDKVLSQIFKLGKVHEFKAGKMIIEEGQAGGNLHILINGRAEVSKSGKEPGEKKYLADISRGSLFGEMSVFDDAPYSASIKAREDCQVHVIKGADFKKFLKKNPEVAYDVFCTLISLISSRLRRTNLAFSLLEFS, from the coding sequence ATGGCCCGCAAAGAAGCCGTCGTCACCGATTTTTTGAAGGAAGTCAGCCTTTTCGACGGGATGGAGGACAAGGTCCTCAGTCAGATCTTCAAGCTCGGCAAGGTCCATGAATTCAAGGCCGGCAAGATGATCATCGAAGAGGGCCAGGCGGGCGGGAACCTCCATATCCTCATCAACGGCCGGGCGGAGGTCTCCAAGTCGGGCAAGGAACCGGGCGAGAAGAAATACCTGGCCGATATCAGCCGGGGCTCCCTTTTCGGGGAGATGAGCGTTTTCGACGACGCCCCCTATTCCGCCTCCATCAAGGCCCGGGAGGACTGCCAGGTCCATGTCATCAAGGGCGCCGATTTCAAGAAGTTCCTCAAGAAGAACCCCGAGGTGGCCTACGATGTTTTCTGCACCCTCATCAGCCTGATCTCCAGCCGCCTGCGCCGCACCAATTTGGCCTTTTCGCTCCTGGAGTTCAGCTAA
- the typA gene encoding translational GTPase TypA gives MTLRNDLRNIAIIAHVDHGKTTLVDALFKQSGVFRANEHMEERVMDSNDLEKERGITIFSKNASVIWNGTRINIVDTPGHADFGGEVERILSMVDGVLLLVDAAEGPLPQTKFVLRKSLEQDLDAIVVINKIDRKDARPHEVVDNVLDLFIALGANEHQIGYPVVYAIAREGKATLDLEKPGTDLKPLFDTIVSHFKPVDVDLDSPFQMLVTTTSYNEYLGRMAVGRVKRGKIKLNDPITLVKLDGRKVTSNATKIFTYQGIKQAECEEASAGDIILLAGLEDVQIGETVASSANPEALPPITIDEPTMSMVFSVNNSPFAGKEGKFVTSRHLRDRLFKEAEANPTLKISETESPDAYKVSGRGELHLGILIETMRREGYEFQVSRPQVIFKMTEGKLEEPYENLIVDVPNNCVGVAMEKLGARKGEMKNMTPLSEVTTRIEFHIPSRCLLGFRTEFMTDTKGEGVLHHVFAGYGEFKGEISGRGRGVLVAFEPGITAAYGMFQLADRGKFFINPRMEVYEGMIVGEHTRENDIAVNPCKTKHLSNMRSKSSDEALTLEPPTIFSLEQCLEYIQDDELLEVTPQNLRMRKKILNNNERMKTEKQTAKSSAKQILEEMAKNPRA, from the coding sequence ATGACGCTAAGGAACGATCTCCGCAATATCGCCATCATCGCGCACGTCGACCATGGCAAGACCACCCTGGTGGACGCCCTTTTCAAACAATCCGGGGTCTTCCGCGCCAATGAACATATGGAAGAAAGGGTCATGGATTCCAATGACCTGGAAAAAGAGCGCGGGATCACCATCTTCTCCAAGAACGCCTCGGTCATCTGGAACGGTACCCGCATCAATATCGTGGACACCCCCGGCCACGCCGATTTCGGCGGGGAAGTGGAGCGCATCCTTTCGATGGTGGACGGAGTGCTCCTGCTGGTGGACGCGGCCGAAGGCCCCTTGCCCCAGACCAAGTTCGTGCTCCGCAAGAGCCTGGAGCAGGACCTGGACGCCATCGTGGTCATCAACAAGATCGACCGCAAGGATGCCCGGCCCCACGAGGTCGTGGACAATGTGCTGGACCTTTTCATCGCGCTGGGCGCCAACGAGCATCAGATCGGCTACCCGGTGGTCTATGCCATCGCCCGCGAGGGGAAGGCCACCCTGGACCTGGAGAAACCCGGCACCGACCTGAAGCCCCTTTTCGACACCATCGTCAGCCATTTCAAGCCCGTCGACGTGGACCTGGATTCGCCCTTCCAGATGCTGGTCACCACCACCTCCTACAACGAGTACCTGGGCCGTATGGCGGTCGGCCGCGTCAAGCGCGGGAAGATCAAGCTCAACGACCCTATCACCCTCGTCAAGCTGGACGGCCGCAAGGTCACGAGCAACGCCACCAAGATCTTCACCTATCAGGGCATCAAACAGGCGGAGTGCGAGGAAGCCTCGGCCGGCGACATCATCCTTTTGGCGGGTCTGGAGGACGTCCAGATCGGCGAGACGGTGGCCTCTTCCGCCAACCCGGAGGCCCTGCCCCCCATCACCATCGACGAACCGACCATGTCCATGGTCTTCTCGGTCAACAACAGTCCCTTTGCCGGCAAGGAAGGGAAGTTCGTCACCTCCCGCCATTTACGGGACCGCCTTTTCAAGGAAGCGGAAGCCAATCCCACGTTGAAGATCAGCGAGACCGAGAGCCCGGACGCCTATAAGGTGTCGGGGCGCGGGGAACTGCACTTGGGGATCCTGATCGAGACCATGCGCCGGGAAGGCTATGAGTTCCAGGTTTCCCGTCCCCAGGTCATCTTCAAGATGACGGAAGGCAAGCTGGAAGAGCCCTATGAGAACCTCATCGTCGACGTCCCGAACAATTGCGTGGGCGTGGCCATGGAAAAGCTGGGGGCCCGCAAGGGAGAAATGAAGAACATGACCCCCCTGTCCGAGGTGACGACCCGCATCGAGTTCCACATCCCGTCCCGCTGCTTGCTGGGGTTCCGCACCGAGTTCATGACCGACACCAAGGGCGAGGGCGTCCTGCACCACGTTTTCGCCGGTTACGGGGAGTTCAAGGGCGAGATCAGCGGCCGGGGCCGTGGCGTCCTGGTGGCGTTCGAGCCCGGCATCACCGCCGCCTATGGGATGTTCCAATTGGCCGACCGGGGCAAGTTCTTCATCAACCCCCGAATGGAGGTCTATGAAGGCATGATCGTGGGCGAGCATACCCGCGAGAACGACATCGCCGTCAACCCTTGCAAGACCAAACACCTGAGCAATATGCGCAGCAAGTCCTCGGACGAGGCCTTGACCCTGGAACCGCCCACCATCTTCTCGCTGGAGCAGTGCCTGGAATACATCCAGGACGACGAACTGCTGGAAGTGACACCCCAGAACCTGCGCATGCGCAAGAAGATCCTCAATAACAACGAGCGCATGAAGACCGAGAAGCAGACCGCCAAGAGCTCGGCCAAGCAGATCCTGGAAGAGATGGCCAAGAACCCCAGGGCTTAA